In Calliopsis andreniformis isolate RMS-2024a chromosome 6, iyCalAndr_principal, whole genome shotgun sequence, a single genomic region encodes these proteins:
- the LOC143180224 gene encoding uncharacterized protein LOC143180224, translating to MYGCKLYLLNSDSTVKEIRMFEVNDLYLPHMTFTQLREKVLFYFPELTNQDFTISWKDDEGDTIRIATDAEFDIAFRTMSRNYKLYIKMQSQKQELPTPKGQKVYHPNIICDSCDGDILGFRYKCIQCEDYDLCSNCETLGLHSEHCMIRMPQPLQWSSFHCKRLLYHMKFFRKSGIDLAKEAILDECQKKGKRCHEQSKKNINCSTLTEALGPRLFNIPSETIVNPMSSNEASRCTDESKEEDNKDAKSNCEGPKTTVKNVEELLNKFGIEIDLSFIPDILDQINKPAQEKATEESVSKDENTTEKVPEEEKKSNKPDDKSKDENTTKKVSKEEKKSSKPDDKPSMSDSKSVIYQNTPAEKTSSTDEWTILDRNEATDISQASSVSSSLNEIPEKQEPSAPNEIPPEPTLYPQLPKEEKIYHTNPKIHNAVLAMVEMGFLNKDELLAYLLQSW from the exons ATGTATGGATGTAAACTCTACTTACTAAACAGTGATTCAACTGTAAAAGAAATCCGAATGTTTGAAGTTAATGATTTATATTTACCACACATGACTTTTACTCAACTTCGTGAAAAAGTGTTATTTTACTTCCCTGAACTTACTAATCAGGACTTCACTATTTCGTGGAAAG ATGATGAGGGTGATACTATCCGAATAGCAACAGATGCAGAGTTTGACATTGCTTTTCGAACCATGAGTAGAAATTATAAACTATATATAAAAATGCAATCACAAAAACAAGAGCTACCAACTCCTAAGGGACAGAAAGTATATCATCCAAATATTATTTGCGATAGTTGTGATGGTGACATATTAGGATTTCGATACAAATGTATTCAATGTGAAGATTATGATTTATGTTCAAATTGTGAAACATTAGGCTTACATTCAGAGCATTGCATGATCCGTATGCCACAGCCGTTGCAGTGGTCCTCCTTTCATTGTAAACGCCTACTTTATCATATGAAGTTTTTTAGAAAGAGTGGTATAGATTTGGCTAAGGAAGCTATTCTAGATGAATGTCAGAAGAAAGGAAAAAGGTGCCACGAACAGTCCAAAAAGAATATTAATTGCTCTACATTAACAGAAGCTCTTGGACCAAGATTATTTAATATTCCTAGTGAGACAATAGTAAACCCAATGTCATCTAATGAAGCCAGTAGATGTACAGATGAATCTAAAGAAGAGGATAATAAAGATGCTAAAAGTAATTGTGAAGGTCCTAAAACCACTGTAAAAAATGTGGAAGAATTGCTAAACAAATTTGGCATAGAAATAGACCTTTCCTTTATTCCTGATATCTTAGATCAGATTAATAAGCCTGCGCAAGAGAAGGCAACTGAAGAAAGCGTATCAAAAGATGAAAATACTACTGAAAAAGTCCCAGAGGAAGAGAAAAAATCAAACAAACCAGATGATAAATCGAAAGATGAAAATACTACTAAAAAAGTCTCAAAGGAAGAGAAAAAATCAAGCAAACCAGATGATAAACCATCTATGTCTGATTCTAAATCAGTTATATATCAGAATACACCTGCTGAAAAAACTTCATCAACAGATGAATGGACAATACTAGACAGAAACGAAGCTACTGATATTAGTCAAGCATCCTCAGTATCATCCAGCTTGAATGAAATTCCTGAAAAGCAGGAGCCATCAGCACCAAACGAAATTCCTCCGGAACCAACACtttatcctcaattgccaaaagAAGAAAAGATATATCATACAAATCCGAAAATACATAACGCCGTCTTGGCTATGGTAGAGATGGGATTTTTAAATAAAGACGAATTATTAGCTTATTTATTACAATCATGGTAA
- the Seipin gene encoding lipid droplet biogenesis associated protein seipin has translation MLVSRLLKQVDERWFNVQKRTTTSVQTVKDVAFRGGILIISGIFFIWLSVFVYTAIYYAYMPNMSYVRPVNLQFKSCNERKGICSFPSAHVQLTNKQQLLMVGQPYKINLHLEMPESPANKELGMFMVCAKLRSRDGFLVDHTCRSTMLHYRSTLLHALTTLTFSPMMIFGDTEEKQNVVLELFGNFEEDQSHPVTDIHIVIESRHIQFYSANIVINAHLSGLRYLMFHWPILSAILGISTILFFIALVFTLSFLHFTTYEDTGDDDFHYEEEKKPEQKQEYKKDSNTEEKTQYKATQDQPPDSSFSEDTFTLSDFVESEGESHSSHIEPIK, from the exons ATGTTGGTTTCGAGGTTACTGAAGCAAGTTGATGAGAGATGGTTCAATGTACAAAAAAGAACAACGACAAGTGTGCAAACTGTTAAAGATGTAGCCTTTAGAGGAGGCATTCTCATCATTAGTGGTATCTTCTTCATTTGGCTATCTGTGTTTGTTTACACAGCAATTTACTATGCCTATATGCCGAATATGTCATATGTCCGGCCAGTGAATTTGCAATTTAA GTCATGCAATGAACGAAAAGGGATTTGTAGCTTTCCATCAGCTCATGTACAGTTAACAAACAAGCAGCAACTTCTAATGGTTGGACAaccatataaaataaatttgcaTTTAGAAATGCCAGAATCTCCAGCAAATAAAGAACTTG GTATGTTTATGGTCTGTGCAAAATTACGTAGCAGAGATGGTTTTCTTGTGGACCATACATGCAGATCTACAATGTTACATTATCGCAGTACACTGTTGCATGCACTTACAACACTCACATTTTCACCTATGATGATATTTGGTGACACAGAAGAAAAACAAAATGTTGTGCTAGAATTATTTGGCAATTTTGAAGAAGACCAAAGTCATCCAGTTACAGATATTCACATAGTAATAGAATCACGGCATATTCAATTTTACTCTGCAAACATTGTAATAAATGCACACTTATCAGGTTTACGTTATCTAATGTTCCACTGGCCAATTTTGTCTGCTATTCTTGGAATTAGTACAATTTTGTTTTTCATAGCACTTGTGTTCACCCTTTCATTTCTCCACTTTACTACTTATGAAGATACAGGGGATGATGATTTCCATtatgaagaagaaaagaaaccaGAACAGAAACAAGAATATAAGAAAGACTCTAATACGGAAGAGAAGACACAGTATAAAGCTACTCAAGATC agCCGCCTGATTCATCATTCTCTGAAGATACATTTACATTATCAGATTTTGTTGAGTCTGAGGGAGAATCCCATTCTTCTCATATTGAACCAATAAAATGA
- the Mrps29 gene encoding mitochondrial ribosomal protein S29 — MMSLYTYTLLRRICVRNGQRTVTSVATKQVEIPEIESFRTLETYPPNHVIGHLNKVYTVPSDVKNLLIDEVPNEWKTQIKTFAEFGILIRKPAVELISYLEHTDYTKSINKYVLYGIGGVGKTTTLLHLLHYGLTKKFITLHLPWVCNWFRFPRDTADSIFMPEKIDLPFHAAKLLQYFLHLNRSLIAELNLTVSKDYTWSQRESTKSGESLSNLIEFGINRIKFACGVFDALVNELKAASTAGRCRTLVVIDGFNALLADYTGIRDDNKVHVPAERISLTTTLLNAVNYDWCNGAALLTVDTKATKHKRESEYPRYLLGKKGFEYLDPFLPICVENYSVDEFDTIIDYYKDRKWIRTITPAGQRELELLSNKNPLDLWKYCKPL, encoded by the exons ATGATGTCTCTATATACAT ACACTTTGCTTAGACGAATATGTGTAAGAAATGGACAACGTACAGTTACCTCAGTTGCTACAAAACAAGTTGAAATTCCAGAAATAGAATCATTTCGTACTCTAGAAACATACCCTCCAAATCATGTTATAGGTCATTTAAACAAAGTATACACAGTACCATCGGATGTTAAAAACTTATTAATAGATGAAGTACCAAATGAGTGGAAGACTCAAATAAAAACTTTTGCAGAATTTGGTATTTTAATTAGGAAACCTGCAGTTGAATTAATATCATATTTAGAACATACAGATTATACAAAGTCTATAAACAAATATGTTTTAT aTGGTATAGGAGGAGTAGGAAAAACAACAACTTTATTACATTTACTTCACTATGGACTTACAAAAAAATTTATTACATTGCATTTACCATGGG tatGTAATTGGTTTCGATTTCCACGGGACACTGCAGATTCTATATTCATGCCAGAAAAAATTGATTTACCATTTCATGCAGCAAaattattacaatattttttacatttaaatAGGTCATTGATAGCAGAACTCAAT TTGACAGTTTCTAAAGATTACACGTGGAGTCAAAGAGAAAGTACAAAATCTGGAGAATCACTTTCTAACCTTATTGAATTTGGAATAAACCGAATAAAATTTGCATGTGGAGTATTTGATGCATTAGTGAATGAACTTAAAGCAGCTAGTACTGCAGGAAGGTGCAGAACGCTAGTTGTTATAGATGGTTTCAATGCTCTTCTCGCTGATTATACAGGTATACGTGATGATAACAAAGTACATGTACCAGCTGAAAGGATATCATTGACCACAACACTTTTAAACGCTGTAAACTATGATTGGTGTAATGGTGCTGCATTATTAACAGTAGATACAAAAGCAACTAAG CATAAAAGAGAATCTGAATATCCAAGGTATTTACTGGGTAAAAaaggatttgaatatttagatcCCTTTCTTCCTATCTGTGTTGAAAATTACAGTGTGGATGAATTTGATACCATTATTGATTATTACAAAGATAGAAAATGGATTAGAACTATTACCCCTGCAGGTCAAAGAGAATTAGAATTGTTATCTAATAAGAATCCGTTAGATCTTTGGAAATATTGTAAACCATTATAG
- the Rbbp5 gene encoding retinoblastoma binding protein 5 has product MNLELLESFGQNYPEEFDGTLDCISLAVTCTFNKRGTLLAVGCNDGRIVIWDFLTRGVAKIISAHVHPVCSLSWSRNGHKLLSASTDNNVCIWDVLSGECDQKYRFPSPILKVQFHPRNLNKFLVCPMRHAAVMVDVEGTHRVMPLDDDSDLNIVASFDRRGDYVYTGNARGRILVLDAENLTVKASYKISQGTASNTAVKSIEFARRGSCFLVNTSDRVIRVYDSTEVLACGKDGEPEPIQKLQDLVNKTMWKKCCFSGDGEYVCAGSARQHALYVWEKSIGNLVKILHGTKGELLLDVVWHPVRPIIASISSGVVSIWAQNQVENWSAFAPDFKELDENVEYEERESEFDLSDEDKSVVQGEEAQDEEIEVDVASIDRVAAFCSSDEEMEDIGSLQFLPISPDVEDSEDNQTTPHEPPMKKHRSHDIHLQGAPVDETHPLLNKGKDKPATKKGRPRLEHRKGK; this is encoded by the exons atgaatttagAATTATTAG AATCATTTGGTCAAAATTATCCAGAG GAATTTGATGGTACCTTAGACTGCATATCATTGGCAGTAACTTGTACATTTAATAAAAGAGGTACTTTGCTTGCTGTTGGATGTAACGATGGTAGAATTGTTATATGGGATTTCTTAACTCGAGGTGTTGCCAAAATCATTAGTGCACATGTACATCCTGTGTGTTCATTGAG CTGGTCTAGAAATGGACATAAATTATTAAGTGCATCTACAGACAACAATGTTTGCATATGGGATGTTTTATCTGGAGAATGTGATCAAAAATATAGGTTTCCTTCTCCTATATTAAAAGTACAATTCCATCCAAGAAACCTTAACAAATTTTTAGTGTGTCCAATGAGACATGCAGCAGTGATGGTTGACGTTGAGGGTACACATAGAGTTATGCCTCTTGATGATGAT AGTGATTTAAACATAGTGGCATCTTTTGACCGACGTGGGGATTATGTTTATACTGGAAATGCTCGTGGTAGAATTCTAGTTCTTGACGCAGAGAATTTAACTGTTAAGGCTTCCTATAAAATATCACAAGGCACTGCTAGTAATACAGCTGTAAAAAGTATCGAATTTGCTAGGAGAGGTTCCTGCTTTTTAGTAAATACATCAGACAGAGTAATACGTGTATATGACAGTACTGAAGTATTGGCCTGTGGGAAAGATGGTGAACCTGAGCCAATACAAAAGTTACAAGATCTTGTGAACAAGACtatgtggaaaaagtgttgtttcTCTGGAGATGGAGAGTATGTATGTGCTGGATCTGCAAGGCAACATGCTTTGTATGTATGGGAAAAAAGCATTGGAAATTTAGTAAAAATTTTACATGGAACTAAAGGAGAATTATTACTTGATGTTGTA TGGCATCCCGTAAGACCAATTATTGCCTCTATATCATCTGGTGTAGTTTCCATATGGGCACAAAATCAAGTAGAAAATTGGTCTGCATTTGCACCAGACTTTAAGGAATTAGATGAAAATGTTGAATATGAGGAGAGGGAGAGTGAATTTGACCTAAGTGATGAGGATAAATCTGTAGTTCAAGGTGAAGAAGCCCAAGATGAAGAAATAGAAGTAGATGTTGCATCAATTGATCGAGTTGCTGCTTTTTGTAGTTCTGATGAGGAGATGGAAGATATTGGTTCACTGCAATTTTTACCAATATCACCAGATGTAGAAGATTCAGAAGATAATCAAACAACTCCACATGAACCACCAATGAAAAAACATCGTTCTCATGACATTCATTTACAAGGTGCACCTGTAGATG aAACTCATCCATTATTGAATAAAGGAAAAGATAAGCCAGCTACTAAAAAGGGTAGACCACGATTGGAGCACAGAAAGGGAAAATAA